From the genome of Trypanosoma brucei brucei TREU927 chromosome 11 chr11_scaffold01 genomic scaffold, whole genome shotgun sequence:
GTGAATATGAGCGTGTCAAGATTTTGCTTTTGACAAGCGATTTTTGTGAGTTCATCCTCAGccatttttttgcgtttcaTGCACTGCAGAGCCATagatttgtttttctttgagtAAAACTCTCTTGCCTTTGCAAGCTCatcctccaccttcttcgtcAAGACGCCCTCACGCTTTTCCAGAAGCTCAAGCTTCGACTGCAACTCCTCCAAACTAGAATTTGGCCTCCCCGGGGACACCCCAGGGCGTGGGGCCTCTTGACTTGACTTAAAACCAAATAACCGGCCAAACATCGGCAAGTTATCACTCACCCGATTGGCAAACAAGAGCGCACACTAAGCTGTTATCAACTCCACCGAGTTACCGTGTGCGGGTTCAATTGGGATAGAACAGACAAGTAAAGTCATTtgtaaaagagagaggggggaaacaagGGTATACAGTGAAACAGTACATGGTGGCGTAGCAGCAGAGTGCTCACGCGCACAATACAAAGTTTTTAAAACGAAAACCAAAACTCATCTGGCAAAATCGGTGCGAAGGGTGTAAGTGTGGCCCATTCATGTCTTTGTTAATATTGTGTGACTTCCTACTTTGGAGCAAAGACATTACCTTCTTCAAGCTGTTGGCGGGGTGTCATTAGGAATAACGTTAACCTTAAAAGTGACAAGTCACTCGCACCAATAATTCTTAAACAACATATTATAAGAAATACACCCGATTATCAAACCTCAGCAAGTGACACAactctccacacacacacgtcaCGTTGCGGCTGCCTGCGCGGGAAACTCTGCCAAAACACTGGCCCATTCACGCGGACGCAGCGGCCGGCACATCTCCGCGACAATGTCagcaactttttcctttggGATGCGTACCTGTTGGGCTGAGTCGCGCTCCCGCAGGGTAACACAACCGTCATTCTCCATGTCACATGTCACACAGAATGGCACACCGAGCTCATCAACACGCGCGTACTTCTTCCCTATTGAGGCACCACTATCATCCGTGCGCGTGGAGATGCCGTGCAGCAACATACGCTCCTTGATTTCTTCCACAGTTCGTATCAACTCCGGCTTCATAAGCAGTGGAAATACAGCCACCTTCTGAGGGGCGATAAGGGGCCGCAGGCCGAACACGGCACGCTTTTCGTTCTTAGCGCTTTCATCTCTACGCACCCAGTAGCTTTGCTCTAACAACGCGTACAGAATGCGTCCCACACCAAACGATGGCTCAATGACACTGGGGATAAAGCTCCGCCCAGTTACCTTAACGTCCTTGTACTCAAACTGCACCATATTTGAAGTAATGGAGGCCGTAAAGCCACGGTCCGTCGTAATATCCACACTCCCTCCGCCACTGAGCTTCTTGCTAAGCTCCACGCACACGTCGTCCGGGGCAGTGTTCAGGTATTCCATCACATCTCCGGCATTCTTCCCAAAAGCTTTGCCAATGGCACCTTTCTGAAGCTTGCGCTGCAGCTGCCGTTCGGTACGGGGTTCAGCAAATTCCTCTCTTGCACATAAATCTTTCTTTGTGGCACCACTGTGCTGAGTGAGATCGTAGGCCGAACGGTCCGCAACGCCAACACACTCTACCCAACCATACGATGTTAACAACTCCGCATCCCAGCAGTCCTGGGCGTAGTGTGCCATCTCATTGCGAAGGTGTTGTCTGAAACGTACGTATCGCGCGCCCACTGCCTCCAAAAACTGAGCAGTCCGCGCAATGAAGTACGCCAATGTTTCGTTATCGATGATTTTCtgtgcaacagcatcacCCACGGTTGTTTGTACCGGTTCTTGGTTTAGCTCTTGCTGTTTACGTGCCCACATCCAAATCTCAACATCTTTTACCAAGGCAAACTTCTCATGAGTTTTGTCGTTGGGGTTCACAAAGTGCTCAATCTCCGCCAGTGTAAACTCGCGCACACGGATGAGATTTGCGCGCGGTGCTATTTCGTTTCGGAACGCTGTACCTATGCTGGCGCAAGCGAATGGCATTCTCTGCGCATTTCCGGTGTCAAGGAGTCGTTTAAAGTTAAGGATTATTCCTTGTGCGAGCTCCGGGCGCATGTACCCGACGCGGTCACCTTCAGGGCCAATGCTCGTGGAGAACATCAGATTGAACGGAAAGGGATCACTCAGGGCGTTGCCTTTTGGTGATTTGAGTTGTAGTTCCTTAATTGAAGCACGTATTTCCTCAGTTGACATGGCCCCTGCACCAATGCGCAGTCTCTCCAGTTGATCCCGCTGCTCCGATGACAGCTGGGAATCACGCAGCTGTGTCTCACAGTATTCCTCGAGGAATTTGTCCGCGCGGATGCACTCCCCCGTCACCGTGTCACGCACCATCACGTCATTGAAGCGAGTCACATGACCTGAAGTCACAAAAACCTCTTGCGGTGTCAGGCAGGTGGTATCCACTTCACACATGCTCTCCGCCAGTACAAAATGCTGGCGCCAGTGGGCAAGCAAATTCGCCTTCATGGCACAGAGCGGTGGTCCCATGTCGTATAGCCCTGCGGATCCGCCATATGGGTCAAAAGCCAAaccaaagaagaaacgacGACGGCATGTGTCCTCAAACTCCGAACGCACTAGACTCTCAAGCTTGGAGGGCAGCCCGGTGCTCATGAGGTAATTGCGCAAACACTTCGACGTTGCAGATAGTGTGTTTTCCCTATTATTCACTTACTTGATGTGAAACAGAGCACCTTATGCAGCTCTTATagaatttaaaaaactttTACGCGTGACTGCAGGAGTAGAAGTTCAATTGGGGGAAAAGATTAAAGTGCACATGGCAAACAAAGTGAAGAACGAAAAACCGGAGAGTGGGACACCGGGCGCAGAAGTGCAATCAAGCAAATGGGAAATGTGAATTGAGCCTTGCACCTCGCAAGACGCTTACTTATATGCACCCATCAACAAACATATAGTTTGAAACTACACCGGCCACCTCCACTTCACCCTATAAACTTCCGTTTCCAgaatcatttctttttttttttcgacttATCTACAAACGCTCTATGGATACGAACCACACGACACTCACCGATGcctttttgtgagtttgctGGAACTCTCACAAACCTCAATTACCGTGATGTTTCACCGTTTTCGAAAAATTGGTTAAACTCACCGTCGCGACCTTTTGaaaacaaatttaaaaaaaaaagtcaaatcGGAGATGATAACAAATGCAACGCCACCGCAATCAGCGGTCTGCCCGTACCCCTCAAGACGGCGTTGCAATTCCACCGTGTTGTGACGCCAGGACATAACCAACAAGCCGTTGCATGAGAAAGGGAATGAGCCAAACAAGCAGCATTCACATTGCCGTCTTGttcacatcatcatcaccgcaATCCCCCTCCctattcttttcctcatcgCGCAGGGAAATGTAACATAACGTGtacattcaaaaaaaaaaaaaaaacgtcacaAAAACAGCCCGCATGGGAGGTAAAATCGAGATAACCCCAACAGGATTCACATCTAAGAATCTCACATGCGGCATATAAGCTGCATGAAAAGTGATACTTTTCACAAAAGGATGAAATTGGAAAGCAAACAGTTAGCGTGCACCGCCGGCACCGATCGTGTACTGGGGCTGCTgagccacaaaaaaaaaatgaaaatagagTTGGCACACGTAGATGGAGATAATGCAAATGAAGGAATCCAAATCAAGAAAAGTTCTTCCTCAACTGCCTCACACATTCTAGCACGTTCGCATCGAAGTTGTCCAGTTCTTGCTGCTCTGTAGCAAAACGTTGCatcctttcctccatttgATCCTCAAATGAGACAAAACTACGTAATTTCGACTGTGTACGCCCGACATCTTCAAGCATACGTTGCACATGCGCATCCTCCTCCAGAAACGCCTGCAGCTCCTGAGCCCGCTCTTTCGAGTGAGATAAATACTCGCCCTTAGCAGCATCCCTTCTCTGTCTCACTCGGGTAAGCGCATCCTCAAGTATCCGCCGTCGTTCAAGGCAGGCATGCAGTTCCTTTTCGATGTCTCTCCTCATGGAAGAACCAATTGAGGCCCCAGAATTTCTCGAGGCTTCCCGACATTTTAATTCCTCTAATTTCTGCTCGATatcccctttgctttttcttaccCATTCGATATTTTCGCGTATCTGAACCAGTCGCCCCTGTTGCTGATGAAGCACGCTATCCAACAGAGACAAACCAGAAGGCCAAACACCACTCACTCCCTGCAGAATGCTCCTCTCCACACCGCTCAAGCTGTTCGTAACATTACCAGCGGGGCTGGCACTTGTCCCACAATACAAGGTTAACATTGGGCAATCCGTCAGCACCGTTACTTCACCCACACAACTGAACAGCGCCCGCaaaccagcagcagccgccTTCACGGGGGCGCTAAAAGCGAAGTGAGAACTGCTCTCCCCATTTAAGAGGGCAGCCACAACGGCGTCGGGAAAGACAATAGAAAAATGGCCAAGGGACCCACCACTTGTTGCGTAGATTTCGCCATCAACGGAACCAGCATTACCCGTAAGTGTACTTCGCCACTGCAGGAGCGGAAGTACCACCCGGTCCCCAGTGTTGTTCCGTAATAGCTCCGATTTTATGGAAGAAGAGGTACCGCGGCCGCAGCAGACACAGGAGCCACCGTCCCATTCGTCTCGGCCGTTGACTGAGAGTTTTACGTAGGCTAAGGATGGTTGCAACGAGCTTGGTTCAATCGCGATACGCGTAGCTCGGAGCGTCAGGGTGAACAGTCTCTGCATTCCCACACGAAACGACACCTCTCCTTTACTGTTGGAACCATGACGCATATGCAGTGTCATTACGGAGTCCTTTGCACATGCCGCCACCAGGTCGTGCATCTGAGCAAGGCACACGCCAATAAGTTCGTTCACGCCACTTCCACTACGGCCGTAACACTCGAGAACTAATTGCGCCGCTTTCGCTGCAGCAAACCGATGACGGACTGGCCACGATAACACAGAACTGGGCCCTGAGTCAAATGTAGTGAAGCAGCAGCGCGAATTTCCGCGGAGAAAGTAGGGAGGTCCATATTGCGCGGTATCGACATAACGGGCTGCGAACCCCCATGCATACACTAAGAAACAATCCTCAGGAGTGTCTGTACCTGAGGGCATAACCCCCTGCTTTCTGGCGGTGCCACACTGAAGATAGGAGTCCgcaaggagaaagaaattgAAGGGAGAGGGTATGAACAGAACGCAACAAAGAAGaccaaaggaaagggggaaatgggggaaaaacaacaacaatgaagCATACTGGAGCTTTCTTTCTTAAACGCGGACACGATGTCGCTTCCCCCGCGCGGTTGCTGCGCTAATTTCCGCTTCGTTCCAGGTATATCGCCCCTACTCGTTTAAAAAATATCTATTGCACACATCAACAAAAAGACTTCACTGACGACTCGATACACTGCAAACAAACTGGACATGTCTTACGGCCGCTACAACAAACTTCACAAAGTAATCGGTGTCCACACGGGAGCATGATGACCAGTGGCCTCTCGACACCGTGGCATTGTATACAGTATTGCATTGTAGATTTTGTCACACACTCACCGGAGGTAGTGAGAACCGCATCAGCGTTAAGACAAGTTGTAGCGGAAGTGTCTTCCGCGTTACTAATCGCACATCGGTCAGAAGGTCCATCCGCTCCGTCACTACCGTCTTCCTCCTTGCTCAcatctttccccttttgtagGAGCATCATGCGGAAACCACAAACCTCTCTGTGACCATCGTGTAATTCCGGTGCGATGATTTCTCCACAGTGACGGCACTTAAACTGCAAAAGAAGACCGGTAGCAACCCGGCAAAGGGCGGCGCGGGGTTCACGGCAGAGCGGGCAAAACTGAAGCGCCATCACACACTTCTCACAACAAGATACGTGTCCGCAAGGGAGAAAAGCAAACGAACGCCGTGCCGCGAAGCATACAACACACCATTCTTCCGTATCGTAGTCCCTCGAACAATCATCCCCCAAATCCTGCAACTCcccttgttgctgttgtcgtaGATTCCTGAAGTTATTCTCGCGACAAGCTTCCCTATGCCCATCGAAAAGAACGGGATCAATGTACATTCCGCAAACACCACATCTTCTTCTTAGTGGTAAGGAGAATTGACTTCTTCTTGCTTCACCGCGAGCCGCTTGCTGGTGATCTTGATCAGCTCTACGCTGAGAAAAGAAcggaaagcaacaacaacagaatgAGGGCGCGTTTCCCatgcatcaaaaaaaaaaaactccccaCGGTTAGCTCTCTCCTATGCAATTATGTAGAATCGTGATTGTGTCTAGATTTGTGCAAGTATCGTACGCGGGAATGTTTATGTGAATATGTGTGCGCCTGtgctcgaaaaaaaaaaaagaatacttCGGATGGGTATTGACTGAACTGACTTACTTCTGTTATGTACTGGAAACGTACCTGCAGTGCGCGGTTCGGCGTACGCTCCCTCCCCTTCTCAAAACTGTAACGAGTGTACACCTCgaagaaaataagggagaaaaatgaaCGATCCGTTTCCTATGGACTGAGGGATTTCCATCATAACAAAACAGATAGAGGATGaccataagaaaaaaaacaagtaaaaggCCACATAGTGAAGAGAGGCGCCATGGCAACCGTGAAATATGTTGACACCTGCACCCaatatacacacacgcatcaaTTATTAAGGCATAGGCACAATTTTTTCCAGACATATCTTATTACCATAAAGACAGTGGTTGGCAAACAAAGAGCATTCTAAACCCCCGATTCCACAGAGGTGCACAGACTGTCGAGTGCGTGGCGTGAAAAACAATTAGTGCTCTAAAAAGTCCTCCCTGCGCCGTAAGCGGCACAGCGCTCGCGCAGCTCCACTGCTGCCTTCTGCAGCTCAGCAAATATACGTCTTAGTTCGGCCAAATGGGTCCGCTTGGCCTTTACTTTCTCTCTCATTTGGGCTTCAGCCTTGCGGCGCGCGTCTAGATTTCCCCTTAGCAAGCCGTTGAGGTACAGGCGCAGCAACTCACTGTCCCTCTCCGCTTCGTTCCTTCTTGCCGTTGATGCTCGCGCAGTGAGCTCCGCCCTCGATTCCGTCTCTCTCACCAAGAATTCGCGCTCGTCTAGCAGCATCGCACGCTCGAAACGAAGCTCCAGCTCCTCCTCACTCATCTCGCGAGGTTCCATCGCCGAAATGCGAAGGGACGAGTGTTTCGACtgccacttctttttttttttttgcaacaCAGAAAGGAAAACGGAAGGCGACTTGTGAGATTAGCGAGAAGTTGACACTACAACATGAGCATGTGGCGGCAATCCGCGCAGAGGCAACACATATAGACACAGCTGCAGTGTGGGTTTGATGGAAAAACAAGTACACGTATGACGTCATACGGCACAGGATAAATGCAGGCCACAAGCGCCTACGTCACCGTATTGTCTTCTCTCGGTTGAGGTGGTAATCGGCTTAAAATGGCAGAGTCGAGGAGCCCAATGGGACCAACATCGACAACAGCACAAGTAGACACGGAGTCGAACGTTGTCTACTGGAAataggaaaacaaaaagtagatggagagaaaagaaagtcgAGCGCAAATCACATCACAACTATGACTAGTATGAGAGAAACTCGGTTTCCACAATGGCATTCCAGCGAAGGAAGTTGGTGCTGAGCAGAGGAAGCCGCGATATGTTGGTACCCCCTGCGTTAGTAGACTTCTTCCCGTCGCTGTTTCTTCGCAACATTAATCCTCTCGTACACACTACAAGTTTTGTAGTGAGCCTCTAATAAGTGTAGATTAGTGGCGCAACGGGCAGCTCACAATAGAGAGTAGAGTTCTCATCCCCTATAATAGCGCGGGGCAACAAACCTTGAGTTCACTATTTCCGCCTTCACAAGCTTTCCACGGACGTCAAGCCCCACTTGTTGACCAATATTTGAGTAACTTCGATCAACATAGCCCAGTGCAATGTTACGTCCGAGCGTTGGGGATGGAACCCCGCTCGTGACCACGCCGACACATTTACCCTCCACAAGCACCGGAGTTCCATTGCGAGGGATGGGTCCACGTTCAGGGGCGGCGAGTATACCAACACGCACTCGAGGAACCAGCTCTTTCGCCTTCTTTACCAGTTGCGCCAGCCGCTCATGACCAACAAACCCACCTTCGGTCATACGGTGCTTCGGCACACACCACATGCAGCGGGCAGCAACGGGGTCTATGTCCTCTGACAATTCATGGGAATACAGGTTAAGGCCCGCCTCCGTTCGAAGGGTGTCGCGCGCAGCAAGGCCGGCGGCCTGAACATCAGGGTTTTGCAGCAGAAGCTCAACGATAGGCAAGGCGTCTTCCTCGCGCATAACTATATCGAAGCCATCTTCTCCGGAGTAGCTGCAACGAGTAAGAGTCTTAATACGCATGCCGCGAATGTCCACATCTTGTCTGCCCTGCATGAAAAGCAACTTGTCCAGACCTTCCACATGTGGCGCAAGCGCGCTCGCGGCTTTGGGTCCTTGTACTGTCACAATGGCGCGATCCTCCATCTCCAGCGCAACATCGCCAGTAAAATCGGCAACGCTCTGCCGCATATATGCAATCATCTTGTCCTTACATCCCGCATTCACAACGACTACGAGACGATCGTCATACCTAGTCACAATACAGTCATCTTTTACACCTGCTCGGTCGTTTAGAAACATGGTGAGTGCAGCTTTCCCACTGGGCATCCGTGAGGGCGCGGACGGCGTCAGCCACTCCAAGAACTTCTCACGGTCGGCACCAAACACCTCTACCACACCGAAATGTGACACGTCGAAAATACTGGCGGCCTCACGGGTGTGGAGATGCTCGCGAACAGCTCCCGCCGCATAGTTTATGGGCATGTCGTACCCGGAAAATGGTGCCATGCGCGCTCGACGACCAACGTGGAAGGCATGTAAAGCCGTGTGCCGTAGAGAAGTTGACATAAGTAAATAAGTGCTCCGGGATAGATAGTCGTAACTTGgtgtttcaaaaaaaaaaagtcaggaagaggaagaaaaatgggcAAGTTATACCACTTTCGTCCTTGAACGTCGGAAAATATCTACATTTATGAGCTCACATACTTACGTACGAGtacacatatttatatatgttaaAAATTGTAAGTGCGAGAGTAGCGAACATAAATGAGGCACTATGCTACTCAAAAATACAATGCACAGAGTTGCAAACGCAACCTAAGAACCGCTCACATAGATAAGTGTCGCTTATTGAGAAAACCCATACTTGCTCATAATTTCGTGCTTGCGCCTTTCTAACTCCTCCAACGATAGCAGGGAGACAGAGGAATTGCTTGAAGGGACCGTTGGCTTGGCTTTATGAGGTTGTGCATCACCACcgacaacaaaaatgtcaCCTTCATCGGCCCCAAAATCAGAAGCAACTGCTGTGGAACCACTGGCAGCAACGAATGCAATTGTAGGGGAGGTGGTGGTGTCAAGGGGGGTGCGCTCCATCGAGAGAGTGCGCGGTTTCGATCGCAACCCCTCACATGCCAAAAAATTCTCGTCGCGTGTCCCAGCAGATATTCCTACCCCGGAAATACTCGGGGGCACTTCGTCTGCCTTAcgcccaccaccacccgcgGTTTGGTAACAGAAGTTTCCCGCATCCACCAGCGGCGGTTTCTCTGCTCCCACGCTCTGCCTGAGTGATGCATTATTGGCACCGCCGACGCCCTGCCCAATGCTGGAAACGGGAATTGCTTCCGACTCGCTCCCATCACGCCCACGCAGCCTCTGAACCTCGCAACGCAGCGCATCCATCCgtgaaaaaacatatttcaAACGTAGACCAACGGTTTCAACAACGGCGCGCGGTGCCACTCCAAAAAGTGGCTCGAGGATATTATTGATAAACCCTGTGCACTCCTCGTTATTAACAGGTGGAGTGGAAGAGCATATGCAGCGAATTCTATCTTCAAGCGCTTCGAGACGCTCCTGCTGTTTATTGACAGCGGTACGCAATTGCTGGATAGTG
Proteins encoded in this window:
- a CDS encoding aminomethyltransferase, putative, whose amino-acid sequence is MSTSLRHTALHAFHVGRRARMAPFSGYDMPINYAAGAVREHLHTREAASIFDVSHFGVVEVFGADREKFLEWLTPSAPSRMPSGKAALTMFLNDRAGVKDDCIVTRYDDRLVVVVNAGCKDKMIAYMRQSVADFTGDVALEMEDRAIVTVQGPKAASALAPHVEGLDKLLFMQGRQDVDIRGMRIKTLTRCSYSGEDGFDIVMREEDALPIVELLLQNPDVQAAGLAARDTLRTEAGLNLYSHELSEDIDPVAARCMWCVPKHRMTEGGFVGHERLAQLVKKAKELVPRVRVGILAAPERGPIPRNGTPVLVEGKCVGVVTSGVPSPTLGRNIALGYVDRSYSNIGQQVGLDVRGKLVKAEIVNSRFVAPRYYRG
- a CDS encoding glycyl-tRNA synthetase, putative; this translates as MSTGLPSKLESLVRSEFEDTCRRRFFFGLAFDPYGGSAGLYDMGPPLCAMKANLLAHWRQHFVLAESMCEVDTTCLTPQEVFVTSGHVTRFNDVMVRDTVTGECIRADKFLEEYCETQLRDSQLSSEQRDQLERLRIGAGAMSTEEIRASIKELQLKSPKGNALSDPFPFNLMFSTSIGPEGDRVGYMRPELAQGIILNFKRLLDTGNAQRMPFACASIGTAFRNEIAPRANLIRVREFTLAEIEHFVNPNDKTHEKFALVKDVEIWMWARKQQELNQEPVQTTVGDAVAQKIIDNETLAYFIARTAQFLEAVGARYVRFRQHLRNEMAHYAQDCWDAELLTSYGWVECVGVADRSAYDLTQHSGATKKDLCAREEFAEPRTERQLQRKLQKGAIGKAFGKNAGDVMEYLNTAPDDVCVELSKKLSGGGSVDITTDRGFTASITSNMVQFEYKDVKVTGRSFIPSVIEPSFGVGRILYALLEQSYWVRRDESAKNEKRAVFGLRPLIAPQKVAVFPLLMKPELIRTVEEIKERMLLHGISTRTDDSGASIGKKYARVDELGVPFCVTCDMENDGCVTLRERDSAQQVRIPKEKVADIVAEMCRPLRPREWASVLAEFPAQAAAT